The window TCGAGAAGCAACGAGGTGTGACGCTGACTCGCCACACCGAAAGCAACAGTGCGCCTGACTGGGTAGGCAGTGACGGGCTGTCCTACGACGCCATGGGCAACTTCCCCGCGAAGTACTTCGATGATCAGTGGACGCACTTCAAGAACGAGCTGCACAAGCACGTACGCAAGGCAGACTATGTCCCGATCGACGTTTCGCAGTTCACGCCGAGTCAGATCAGACTCGTGGAGCAGGAGATCAAGCCGTATGGGTCCAAGGTCTTCCTGGTGGGTACCTGATGGCCGGTAGCGTCATCCTGACCAGGGATCTGTCCTGGCCGGTGAACTCGTCCCAGTACAACTGGGTGCTGGAGTTCTTGCTCAACTCGGCCACGAGCGTCGGATTGACCGAGCTCCTCGTGGAGACGCTCGAGAACAATCTTCCCATGCTTTCAGTGGCGGATATGGAACCCGACGATCGGTTGACCGTACTCAGGCTGCTGCGTGACCACCTAGTCTCTGATGCCACCGAGCGTCTGCCGTCGAGCATGGCCAACCGCGCCGGGTACGTGCACGCGCTCGAGGAGTTGGCAGCACTGGCGCGTCGGGTACTCGCAGAGCGCGGCTGACGTCATTGTTCGTCCTCGGCCTCGTCACCCGGCCGACGACGTCACGGTTCACACTGACGCTCGCCTGCGGCCTTATCGTGATCGCATGGCAGCCAAGTCGTCGCGAGTCCTGGAAGTGGCCGGGCGCGAGGTGACGATCACCAACCCGGACAAGCCGGTGTTCCCCGCGCACGGCGTGACCAAGCTGGACCTCGTCCACTACTACCTGGCCGTGGCGGACGGAGCCGTGCGCGGGGTGTGGGGCCGGCCGATGATCCTCAAGCGGTTCGTGAAGGGGATCGACGAGGAGGCGTTCTTCCAGAAACGCGCACCGAACAGCCGGCCCGACTGGATCGAGGTGGCCGAGCTGCGGTACGCGTCCGGCCGTTCCGCCGACGAGGTCGTCGTGCGTGACGCCGCGCAGCTCGCGTGGGTCGTCAACCTGGGCTGCATCGACCTCAACCCGCATCCGGTGCTCGCGCCCGACCTCGACCACCCCGACGAGCTGCGGATCGATCTCGACCCGGTGCCCGGCGTCGACTGGAAGCAGATCGTCGACGTCGCGCGGGTCGCGAAGGAGGTCCTCGAGGACCACGGGCTGGCCGCGTGGCCGAAGACGTCCGGGTCGCGTGGCTTCCACATCTACGCGCGGATCGAGCCGCGCTGGACGTTCCGCGAGGTGCGGCTGGCGGCCGAGACCGTCGCCCGCGAGGTCGAGAACCGCGCCCCCGAGATCGCCACCAGCCGGTGGTGGAAGGAGGAGCGCGAGGGCGTCTTCGTCGACTTCAACCAGAACGCGAAGGACCGGACGATCGCGTCGGGCTACTCGGTGCGGCCCACGCCCGATGCCCGCGTCTCCACGCCCCTGGCCTGGGCGGAGGTGCCCGACTGCTCGCCGCAAGCCTTCACCGTCCTCACCGTTCCTGACCGGTTCGCGGAGGTCGGCGACCCGTGGGAGGGCATCGACGAGGTGTCGGGATCACTCGAACCGCTGCTCGCCCTCGCCGAGCGCCTGGGTCCCGCCGAGAAGCCGCCGAAGGGCGTCGGCCGCCGGGTTCAGACGATGCCCCTCGTCGAGATCGCCCGGGCGAAGACCAAGGCCGAGGCGACGGCGGGCCTGGACCGCTGGAAGGCGCGGCACCCGTCCGTCGTGGAGCACCTGCAGGCCGCCGACATCCTCATCGACGGGATGCGCGGGCGGAGCTCGCTCTGGTACCGGATCCGCGTCAACCTGCAGCACGTCCCGGAGGCCGAACGCCCGCCGCAGGAGGAGCTCGAGGTCGACTACGACCCGTGGGCGCAGCACTCCGGGTAGGTTGGTGGAGCATGGGCGACGCGCGGACCGACGAGATCGTGGACTGCTTGGAGGGCGCGTTCGGCGACCTCATGGGGCGTGACCCGGTCGCGTTCCGGCACCGGTTCCGGCGCATGGCCGCCGATCCCTTCTCGTTCTACCGCGGCTCCGCGTGCCTGTTCTACAACGACGTCTCGGGCCGCGACGACCCGTGGACCGACGAGCAGACCTCGCGGGTCTGGATCCACGGTGACCTGCACGCCGAGAACTTCGGCACCTACCTCGACGGCCGCGGCATCCTCGTCTTCGACGTCAACGACTTCGACGAGGCGTACCTCGGCCCGTACACCTGGGACCTCATGCGGTGCGCGGCGAGCATCGCCCTGCTCGGCTGGAGCAAGGCTTTCCCCGACGAGGCCATCGAGGACCACATCGTCAGGTATGTCCGGGGCTACGTCGACCAGGTCGCCCACTACGTCGACGCCGCGGACGACAAGGCATGGTCGCTGCGGCTCGACAGCGCGACGGGTCCGGTGCTGCGCACCCTGCGCACCGCGCGGGAGGCGAGCCGCATCTCCCTGCTCGAGCGCGAGTCCGTCGTGATCGACCTCGAGCGCACGTTCCGGCGGATCCCGCAGATCCGTCCGCTCGGCGACGACGAGCGCGACCGTGTGCTGACCGCGTACGCGCGGTACCTCGAGACGATCCCACCGGACAAGCGGCTCGACTGCGACGTCGCGTACCAGGTCAAGGACGTCGTCGGCCGGTCGGGCATCGGGATCGGCAGCGCCGGTCTCACCACGTACAGCGTCCTCATCGAGGGACGCAGCCAGGCGTTCGAGAACGACGTCATCCTGTCGCTCAAGGAGGGCAACGTCGCGGCGCCGAGCCGAGTGGTGCGCGACGAGCGGCTGGCGACCGCCTTCGATCACCACGGGCACCGCACGGCGCTGTCCCAACGGGCGCTGCAGTCCTACGCCGACCCGTTCCTCGGGTGGACCGAGATCGACGGCACCGGCTTCGTCGTCCGCGAGCTGTCGCCGTACGAGCGCGACCTCGCCTGGCACGAGCTGACCGAGCCGGCGGAGATCGGGCAGCTCGTCGGCGACCTCGGGAGGGCGAGCGCGAAGATGCACTGCGTGTCCGACGCGGACGCAGAGGCCATCGTCGTCGAGGCGCAGGTCGAGGACCTCGTCCACGCGCGGCTGGCCGACTCCGCCGAGGAGTTCGCGGCGTGGATCACCGACTTCGCGATGCCCTACGCCGACGCCACCAGGGCCGACCACCGGCGCTTCGTCGACGCGTTCCGTGCCGGCGCGTTCCACGCGGTCACGGCCACCTGACCTGCGGAGCACCGACGGGGGATTCGGCGCTCCGCAGGTGGCTGCGATCGGGGTAGTCCCGAGTCAGGTCAGGCTGCCGAACACGTCTGCACGCGGACGTGTGGGGATCATGCCCCGAGCATGGCGCCTCCGGACGCGCCGGTCGTCCGGCGAACGTCCGCAATCCTGTCTTAGATCGCCGGACGGATCCCTTAGCGGTGCCGCCGGACTCCTTACGTCAAGTCGCGACCGCCGGGCGCGGGCTGAGTAGTCAGGCCGAGACGGTGGGCGGCGATCGCGACCTGGGTGCGGTTCTTCAGGCCAAGCTTGGTGAGGATCCGCGACACGTGGACGCTGGCCGTCTTCTCGGCGATCACGAGGCAGCCGGCAATGGCCCTGTTGGATGCGCCCTCGGCCAGCAGGACGAGGACCTCGACCTCGCGTCGGGTCAGGCCGAGCCGCTCGGCGGCCGGCATCGCGGGCGGCTCTGCCTGTCCCTCGTCGAGCTCGACTCGCGCGCCCGCGGCCAGCAGCTTCGCCTCCTGCAACAGTGGGAGCGCGCCGATCTCGGCGGCGTCCTTCGCGGCGGCACGCAGCCACCGCTGCGCATCGCGGTGGTCGTGGGCGGCGACCGCCTCCTCGGCGGCTCGGAGTCTGGCGTAGCAGGTGCTGTGGACGTTGGTAGTGTCCTCCCAGGCCGCGAGCACCTCGCGCCAGGACGGCGTCGCGCCCTCGGCCGGCGTCAGCTCCGCGGCGACCTGCAGGGCGGTCGCCCGCCACCACGGTGCGGTGGTCGGCAACCCCGCGGCGACGTCGGTGATCCGGCCGGCGTCGCCCGGCGGAGCACCCTGCGCCCTGACTCGCGCCTCGACGCGTGCGGCCGTGGCGAGCAGCGGCCACGCGTAGGCGGCGGCACACCCCTGTACCCGCGCCCGGTCGAGGCTGCCGGCCACCAGCCGCCTGGCGTCGGCGACCCGGTGCTCCATGAGCGCGATCTCGGCCTCGAGCCTGACCATCGGCAGGCTGCCCTCGACGTGACCGAACCTCGCGTCCACCGAACGGACCGCGACCGTGTAGTGCGTCTTCGCCGCAGACACGTCGCCGCGCGCGACGGCGATCTCGGTGAGCATCAGGTGCGGGTAGGCGCGGTACACACCGGTCGGCCGCTCGGCCAGCGCCTCGGCCACGACCTGCTCGGCCTCGTCCCAACGGCCGAGGGTGAAGAGCGCGCTCGCGAGGTTGGTGGCGGCATAGGTGCCCTGGGCGTACGCGGAACCGGACCGCCGCGCCGCGTCCACCCCTGCCTGCCCGACGGTGATCGCCTCGCCGTTCCGGCCGTGCGTCCAGAGCTCGAGGGACAGGTTGACGCAGATGCGCGTGAGGCCGCGCAGGTCGCGGCGGCTCTCGGCGAGCGTCCGTCCCGCGTCCATCTCGGCCACGGCCCGATCGTGCTCGCCGAGGTGGCCGAGCACGAGCCCGAGGGTGCCCCGGGCGGCAACCTCGAGCTCCTCGTCCTTGACGTCGACGGCCAGCCGGACCGCCTCGACCCCGACCTCGCGTGCCTCGTCGGTGAGCCCCTGGCTGGCGAGCGCGGACGCAAGGACCTCGAGGACCCGGGCGCGGGTGGCGGTGCGCTGGGTGCCCGCCAGCCGTTCGGCCTCCCGGGCCACCGTGAGCGCCCCGGCCTCGCCCCTGCGGAGCAGGATCTTGCCGCGTATCGCCAGGAGCGCGGCCACCCGGTGCGCGTCGGCGACGCGGTCGGCCTCGTCCAGGGCCTCGTCGATGAGGTGCTGGGCATGGTCGTTCTCGACCGCATGCCATGCCGCGCGGGTCGCCGCGTCGAGCAGCTCGAGCCTGGAGATCTGCGGGTCGCGGACATGCGGCCAGGCGTCGAGTGCGGCGCTGAGCAGTTGGTGCTGTTCGGCGTAGGCATGCAACGCCTCCGCGACGCTGGCCGCGCGGATCAGTGCGGGGAGCGCGCGTTCCGGCAGGCCGGCACCCGTCCAGTGGTACGCGGTCGACGCCGCGTGGCGTTCGGGCGCGACCAGCTCGGGCTGCCGTTCGAGGACGTCGGCATAGGCATGATGGACCCGCAGGCGTTCACCGGGCAGGAGGGAGTCGGCGGCGACCTCGCGCAGCAGCTCGTGCGGGAACGCGTACCCGTCGTCGTCGGTCACGAGCACGTGGGCGTCGGACGCGGCCCGGAGGGCATCGAGCAGGGCATCCTCGGGCATCGCGGCGACCGCGGCGAGCACGCGATGGGAGAGCGACGAACCGCCGATCGCAACGAGCTTCACGACGTGCTGGGCGGGGGCCGGCAGCTGTTCGATCCGGCTCAGCAACAGGTCGCGCAGCGAGTCCTGCATACCGCCGGCGGTGCCGGCGAGCTCCGCCCGGACGAGCTGCTCGGCGAAGAACGCGTTACCGCCGGAGCGGGTGAAGATGCGGTCGACCATGGCCGCGGTGGGCGCTTCACTCGACGCGCCGGCGATCAACTCCTCGGTCTCCGCGCGCGAGAACCGTCCGACCTCCATGAGCTGGACGCCCCGACCGCGCTGCAGGTCGGCGAGGAACGGCCGCAGCGGATGCCCGCGATACAGGTCGTCGGTGCGGTAGGTGAGGACCGTGAGCACCCGCGCGGCGTCGAGTGTGCGGACGAGGTCGCGCAGCATCTCCCTGGTCGACGGGTCGGCCGCGTGCATGTCCTCGAGGATCAGCACCACCGGCCCGGAGTCGCCGAGCCGTTCGAGGAACCTGCCGAACCCCTCGACCAGCGGTACCCGCGACTCGGCGTCCGGCTCGGCCCGATCACGCCGCAGCTCGGGGAGCAGCTGCTCGATGCCCTCGCCGAGGGGGAACACGGCGGTGGTGTCCTCGACGCCCACCTCGCGGATCAGCCGGCGAAGCGCGCCGATGAACGGCGCGAGGGCGAGCCCCCCAGGGCCGGCGGCCACGCAGGTGCCGAGAAGGACCCGCGCACCACCGTCACCCGCGCGCGCCGCGAGCTGCTCCACGAGCCGGCTCTTGCCGACCCCTGCCTCACCGCTCACCACCACGACCCGCGGCTGCCCGGCCACCGCCCGCGCCAACGCGTCGTCCAGCGCGGCCCGTTCAGCGGCACGCCCGATGAACGGCCGGAGGTACCCATACCCCGGCGCGGTCGAGTCGGTCGGCATCCGGCAACCTCTCCCGCGAGATCGGAGGGACCACACCGCTGGCGCCGTCCTCCGGTCGAGTCGCTGTGCGCACACATCCCCGGAGGCGCGCGCGACCCTCGTACGGTACCTGTCGTCGGCGGGCTGGTGCGTGTCAGTTCGTCCGCGGTCCCTGCCCCGGCGTCCGCGCGGGAGTCAGCGGTCGACGCAGGACTTGTACTTCGAGGAGGTGGAGGAGATCCGCCACCCCTCGGCGGTCTTCTTGAAGTCGGAGACGGCCCAGACGTCGGCGCTACCGGCGCTACCGGCGATCCTGCGGCCCGTTCGGGAGTCGACGAGGTAGGTGGCGCTCTTGTCCATGCAGTCCTCGAGGCGTGCCGTCGCACCGTCGACCGTGATCGACATGATGTCGGGCTTGATCAGTCCGCTGTTACGTAGATGCTGCTTGCGAGCTGCCGCGAGACTGTCCAGCGACTTGGACAGCTCGGGATCGGTCAACCACCGTGCCACCTCTCGGTGCACCCGGTCGGGCGGGATCCTGGTGGTTCGGTTCCGGTTCGCGAGGAAATCGAGATAGACCGCGCGGACCGCGTTCTCCGCCGCCGCATCGTCCGCGACCGTCGGGGTGGCCGTGCTCGGAGTCCGGGTCACGGCGGTCACCGGAGGCAGCGTCGCCGGCTGCTCACGTGGATCCCCCATGCACGACGCGACTGTCGCGACCAGCAGGACCATCACCATGCTGATGCCGGAACGTGGAGACCTGATCATGGATTCGCGATCAGTTCGCTGCGGGCCTCCACCACGCGTATCGGGAACGACGTGGACCGCCCCATCGTCGGCAGCGTCCCTCCATTGCCGTCGGACCCCTCCCAGTCCGCACCCCAGTTCGCCGTCACGCGCACCGTGTAGGTGCCTGACCGCTTGAACGTATGCGTGCAGGCGTCGCCCTCGTCGGCCCCCTCGGCGTACGGAGTGCCGGGCGCGTCACAGGTGAACGGTGCCGAACCGTCCCCGGGATCGATGACCAGCTCGAACGCCGACGCCGTCGCCTCCGCCCACACCGACCCGACCTGGGCACGAGCGCTCCGCGCATCCCACTGTGACTCGTCCAGCCAGAACCACGCCGGCATCCGTACGAGCATCCTCTTCCCCCGAGGCGGCGCGGTCTTCACGATCGGCACCGGAACCGGCAGCTGCGCGTTCGCCCGACGCGACAACTCCACCGTGGACACCACCGGTTCTTCCGGCTCACCAGGCTCCGCCGTCGGACACCGATTGAACTCGATAGGCGCCTTGGACCACCACGACCCCAAGACGTCTCCTGTGTTCACGCTGATCGTCGTCCCAGAACACGGCGGCGGCTCCTCAGTACTCCGCGCACCTGGACGACTTGGCTTCGGCTCCGCTTCGGAACTCTTGCTCGGCCTCACCTTCTCACCGGGTGGCAGCGCTCGATCACAGCCGTAGATCTGGGCTTTGCGGTTAGCTTCGCATCCCTCGTTCGCATAGCTGGGTCCGCTGCTTAGTCCGATGTATGTAATCGAAATTGCTAGGGCCGCGGCCATCGTTATGAGCTGCATGCGTCACCCCCCACCGCGACTTCACTGATACGCCAGCCTGTCTTGGTCTGCTGAAGCGTCGCCACGTTCCAGACACCCGCGTGGCCGCGACGTACAACGTGGTCGGCACTGTCTCTCACGACGATCTGACTCTCGTCTGCACAGTCGCTAAGGGTTGCTCGGGTTCCAGCTATCTTGATGTCTCTGATGTCTGGCCGAGCCACGCCGGAAGAGTGGTAGCCCTTGGCGCGGAACTCTTCGATCCCCTCAACACGGTTTCCCAGTGCAGGCTCTATCAACCATTGCCTTAGAAACTTGCGCCGCGGAGACTTCGTCATCGTTTCTGCTGTCGACAACCTCCTGGTATATGCCGTGTAGACTGCCCGTGCCTGTTGCTCGTCTGACATTCCCCTCGTAACAGTCGGGGACGCGCTCGATGAGGAGCTGCTCGGCGTCAGGGGAGCCAAGGAAGTCGGCTTGCTACCTTCGTCGCCCGCACAGGAGCTCGCCCCCGCGGACAGAACTCCGGTGAGCGTGGCAGCAAGCCAGAAGCGGCTAGTCCCCCTCATGCCCACATAGCGTGCTGCCTCGGCCAGGCAGGCGCAACTGCCTGTCAGGAATTGTGGACAGGGCGGCTCTCATAACCTGGCCGACCGCCACGTACGCTTGCGTCGATACCAGTGCGGAGACGAGTGATCCAAGATGGCGACGCCCTCAGATCAACCTGAGCCCACCTCCGAGCCGCCCACGGACCCTTTCGCAGCTGCGCGACGCTATGCCTCTCCCCGCCGCATCCAGGGTAAGGCGGGCGACAGGCCCGCTGCGTCCACCGCATCGTCGACGGGCCCGCCGCCTGCGGCGGCGAACCCTCGGACTCCGATGATCTTGGGTGTCGTTGGCATTGTCTGTTGGTTTCTCTGTGGGGTCGGCGCAATCGCATCTGTTGTCCTAGGCGTCATGGGTCAGCGGAAGGCCCGCGAGCTTGGTCAATCTGACCTTGTCCCCAAGGTCGCCTGGATCGGCGGAATCGTCGTCCTTGTGCTGGACGTCATCGGCTTCATCGTCTTGCCGCCCACATACTCCGGCTGAACCCGCGCTGGCAGCAGTTCCTACACGGTGTCATCGGGCTGTCACCAGGCGGATGCAGTCGTCTCCCTCGGCGCTTACACTGGCCGCGAGGTTCACACCAAAACGGACACACCGCCTCGGGGGATGAGTGCGCAGGAAGAAACAGCCCCAGGTCGACCCGTTCGCTGGCTACCAGGGGCCACGGACCGGGAGCGTCGCGCCACCGTGGGGCGCCGCTCCCGTGTCAGGCGCGCCCGGGCAGCCGCAGCCTACGCGTCCAGCCGCGCAGGACCCCGCCGCGACACACCCTGCGTCCACGCAGGCCGCCCCCTGGACGCAGGCCGTCGGCACTGTTCCCCCGCGCACGGCTCCCGGCACGCGGCGGCCCCCGGGCACCACGACACCCCCACCCACCCCGGCTCGGTCACCTGATCGACCGACCGAACCAGTCGAACCCTCGCCTGAAGGCAGGAAACCGGGCAAAAAGCGCAAGCCGAAGCGCAAGGAACGTCGCGCCGAGGTGCTCGACGGCACGGTATCGATCAGCACCCACCGGTCCGACTTCGGCGCGCGGGCCGCGCGGGCCGGCCTGTGGGGCCTGATGGCCCTCGTCGTCGTCTGCGTGCTCGGACTCGTTCTCCACGAGGGCAGGGGAGTCGCGCCCACTCAGAAGCAGACCGTTGCGCCCTCCGGAGCGGGAGCGGGTGGCTTCGCCTCGGTGTTCATCCAACGGTGGCTTCCCGCGGGCGAGGGAAGCGAGTCCGACCTGCAGCCCTTCATGTCGACCGTGCCCACCCTGACCGCCAAGGCGAACATTCGGTTCGCCGCGCAGACGCCCGTCGTCCTCTCCTCGGACGAGGTCCGATCCGGCTACTGGAGCGTCCTCCTCGCGGTCAACGAGGTGGCGAAGGACCGCGCGGGCAAGCTGCAACCCGCCGGCACCCACTGGTACCGCGTGCCGGTCGCCGAGGCCGGCACGACGGGCACCGGGCCAGGCAGCAACGACACGATCGTGTGGCAGGTGACGTCGGCGCCCTACGAGGTCCCGGCCCCGACCTCGGCGGAGGCCCTCACGAACTCGGTCTACTCCGACGCCGGTGTGTCCACGACCGGACCGATCGGTGACACCTCGCAACGATTCCTCGACGCCTACCTCACGGGACAGGGTGAGCTGGCCCGCTACACCAGCCCCGACGTGTCCATCGCGCCGGTGACGCCGCCCAGCGCCACCAAGGTCACCGTGAGCTCGATCGCCGCCAAGCCGGTCGACGGCGACGCCCAGAATGCGACGGAGGTACCTCCGGACGGCACTACCGTCCACGTCCTCGTGCATGCCACGGTCGTCGGATCCGGTGGTGCCACGATCCCGATGGACTACCCGCTCACGCTGCGGTCGCGAGACGGGCGGTGGGAGGTGCTCTCGCTCGACCCCGCTCCGTCGACCGAGCGGCGGACGAGCGAACCAGGTCGGCAGACGCCCGACGCGACCGACAGCCAACCCAGCGGATCAGCGGTCCCCACACCCTGACCGGCGCCGAAGGAGATCGACCGTGCTACCTCAACTGCTCCACCAGATGGACATGCTCGTCTACGGGGGTGTCCTCGACTGGTTGAACACCAAGATCAGGGACGCCACCACCACCATCAGGGCACTCGTCACCCTCGCCTGCATCGGCGGGCTGCTGTACCTGATGATCAAGGCGAAGTTCCAGGTCAAGGCCGTCATCGTCGGCCTGTGCGTCGCGGCTCTCGTCTTCTGGGCGGTCGGCCTCGACGGATACAAGTCCCTTGCCGCCCTGTTCGCACCCGAGTTCGACAACTAGGGACGTCCCGATGGCCGAGGCGAAGCAGTCGGACCAGACCTTCGAGGTCTGTCGGTCCTACACGTTCGCCCGCCGCTACCCGAAGCTGATCGGGCGGATCAAGTCCGGCATCGGCAACGACCGCGGTTGGACGATCCCCGGCGGGCCGTACTCCCCGCTGCAGATCGGGACGTTCGTCGGGACGTTGCTCGTGCTCGTCTGGAGCCGGGCGGTCTGGGCGCACTTCGGTCCGGTCAACCTGGCCATCTACATCGGGCTGCCGGCCGTGCTCGCCTTCGTCGTCCGCCACCTGCAGATCGAGAACAGGCCTCCGTACCGCTTCCTCATCGGTTTCCTCAAGTATGTCGTCGCCCGCAACCACGGCACCCGCAACGGCAGGAGGGTGCAGGAACCGCGACCGCACACCGTCCGGATGCGCACCCTCGTCCGGGTGGCCAACCCGGAGATCTACGCAGCCCTCGACCGTCGACGCGAGGAGGCCACGTGAGCAACCAGACGTTCCCCGCGTACGACATCGTCGACAACCTGGTGGTGACCCGCCAGGGCACGGTGTGGGCGATCTGGCGCCTCAAGGGCGTCCCCTACATGCGCGCCGGCCTCAACGGCAAGCGCCAGATGCGCCTCGCGATCAAACACCTCTGCTCCGCCCTCCCGGAGGAGTCGCTGCTGCTCACCCTCTGGGCGCGGGTCGATCCGCTGACCGTCGTGGGTCAGACGCTCGACGGCGTCGACACCGACAACCCGATGGTGCAGGAGCTCGCCGCTGCCCACCTCGAGGTCCTCGGCGACGACGAGATCCGCAAGCCGACGCACTGGGTCGCGGTCCCGCTGCCACACATCGACGCACGCAACAGGTTCGGCTCCTACCGCCGTGCCGCACAGG of the Streptosporangiales bacterium genome contains:
- a CDS encoding DNA polymerase domain-containing protein, translated to MAAKSSRVLEVAGREVTITNPDKPVFPAHGVTKLDLVHYYLAVADGAVRGVWGRPMILKRFVKGIDEEAFFQKRAPNSRPDWIEVAELRYASGRSADEVVVRDAAQLAWVVNLGCIDLNPHPVLAPDLDHPDELRIDLDPVPGVDWKQIVDVARVAKEVLEDHGLAAWPKTSGSRGFHIYARIEPRWTFREVRLAAETVAREVENRAPEIATSRWWKEEREGVFVDFNQNAKDRTIASGYSVRPTPDARVSTPLAWAEVPDCSPQAFTVLTVPDRFAEVGDPWEGIDEVSGSLEPLLALAERLGPAEKPPKGVGRRVQTMPLVEIARAKTKAEATAGLDRWKARHPSVVEHLQAADILIDGMRGRSSLWYRIRVNLQHVPEAERPPQEELEVDYDPWAQHSG
- a CDS encoding DUF2252 domain-containing protein; translated protein: MGDARTDEIVDCLEGAFGDLMGRDPVAFRHRFRRMAADPFSFYRGSACLFYNDVSGRDDPWTDEQTSRVWIHGDLHAENFGTYLDGRGILVFDVNDFDEAYLGPYTWDLMRCAASIALLGWSKAFPDEAIEDHIVRYVRGYVDQVAHYVDAADDKAWSLRLDSATGPVLRTLRTAREASRISLLERESVVIDLERTFRRIPQIRPLGDDERDRVLTAYARYLETIPPDKRLDCDVAYQVKDVVGRSGIGIGSAGLTTYSVLIEGRSQAFENDVILSLKEGNVAAPSRVVRDERLATAFDHHGHRTALSQRALQSYADPFLGWTEIDGTGFVVRELSPYERDLAWHELTEPAEIGQLVGDLGRASAKMHCVSDADAEAIVVEAQVEDLVHARLADSAEEFAAWITDFAMPYADATRADHRRFVDAFRAGAFHAVTAT
- a CDS encoding AAA family ATPase, encoding MPTDSTAPGYGYLRPFIGRAAERAALDDALARAVAGQPRVVVVSGEAGVGKSRLVEQLAARAGDGGARVLLGTCVAAGPGGLALAPFIGALRRLIREVGVEDTTAVFPLGEGIEQLLPELRRDRAEPDAESRVPLVEGFGRFLERLGDSGPVVLILEDMHAADPSTREMLRDLVRTLDAARVLTVLTYRTDDLYRGHPLRPFLADLQRGRGVQLMEVGRFSRAETEELIAGASSEAPTAAMVDRIFTRSGGNAFFAEQLVRAELAGTAGGMQDSLRDLLLSRIEQLPAPAQHVVKLVAIGGSSLSHRVLAAVAAMPEDALLDALRAASDAHVLVTDDDGYAFPHELLREVAADSLLPGERLRVHHAYADVLERQPELVAPERHAASTAYHWTGAGLPERALPALIRAASVAEALHAYAEQHQLLSAALDAWPHVRDPQISRLELLDAATRAAWHAVENDHAQHLIDEALDEADRVADAHRVAALLAIRGKILLRRGEAGALTVAREAERLAGTQRTATRARVLEVLASALASQGLTDEAREVGVEAVRLAVDVKDEELEVAARGTLGLVLGHLGEHDRAVAEMDAGRTLAESRRDLRGLTRICVNLSLELWTHGRNGEAITVGQAGVDAARRSGSAYAQGTYAATNLASALFTLGRWDEAEQVVAEALAERPTGVYRAYPHLMLTEIAVARGDVSAAKTHYTVAVRSVDARFGHVEGSLPMVRLEAEIALMEHRVADARRLVAGSLDRARVQGCAAAYAWPLLATAARVEARVRAQGAPPGDAGRITDVAAGLPTTAPWWRATALQVAAELTPAEGATPSWREVLAAWEDTTNVHSTCYARLRAAEEAVAAHDHRDAQRWLRAAAKDAAEIGALPLLQEAKLLAAGARVELDEGQAEPPAMPAAERLGLTRREVEVLVLLAEGASNRAIAGCLVIAEKTASVHVSRILTKLGLKNRTQVAIAAHRLGLTTQPAPGGRDLT